In Streptomyces pluripotens, the genomic window GCGGCGACTGCGCGCGGCTGGCGCCGTGATCGTCGGCAAGACGAACACCTGCGAGCTGGGACAGTGGCCGTTCACCGAGGGCCCGGCATTCGGCCAGACGCGCAACCCGTGGCACACCGGACACACCCCCGGCGGCTCCTCGGGGGGGTCGGCCGCCGCGGTCGCCGCAGGGCTGGTCCCGGCCTCGCTCGGCTCCGATGGTGCTGGCTCGGTGCGCATCCCGGCCGCCTGGACCCATCTGATCGGTATCAAGCCCCAGCGTGGCCGCATTTCGACCTGGCCGCGCGGCGAGTCCTTCCACGGCATCACGGTCAACGGCACCCTGGCGCGTTCGGTCGCCGACGCGGCGCTGCTGCTGGACGCCGCGAGCGGCAACCACGACCGGGATCCCCACCGGCCGCCCACGCTCACCGTGTCGGATGCTGTTGGCCGCGACCCGGGCCGGCTGCGCATCGCCCTGTCCCTGAAACCACCGTTCACCGCCGTACCGGCCCGCCTCCACCGGGAGGTACGGGCCAGGGTCGTGGAAGTCGCGGAAGAATTGGCCTCGTTGGGGCACATGGTCGAGGAGGCCGATCCGCCCTACGGCCAGATCGGCCTGGCCTTCGTGCCGCGCGCCACGGCGGGGATCGCCGAACGGGTACGCGAAGCCCCCGATCCCGCACTGCTCGACCCGCGCACCCGGAGTGCCGCCCGACTAGGACGACTGCTCGGCGGGGTGCCGCTCAGGGCCGCCCGGCGCGCGGAGGCAGTACTGCACCGACGGATCGGCGCGTTCTTCGAGTCGTACGACGTGGTTCTCGCCCCGACAACGGCCGCTCCTCCGCCCCGGATCGGCGCCCTGTACCAGCTCGGCGGGGTGGCCACCGACCGCGCGATGATCGCCGCGTGCCCGTACGCCTGGCCCTGGAACGTGCTCGGCTGGCCGGGCGTGAACGTGCCCGCCGGCTTCGTGGCGGGCAACAGCCTTCCGAGCGGTGGCCTCCCGAGCAGCGGCCTCCCGGTCGGCGCCCAACTGCTAGGCCCGGCCGGCAGCGAGCCGATGCTCGTCTCGCTGGCCGCCCAGCTGGAAGCGGAGCTGCGCTGGCACGAGCTCTGGCCGCCGACACCGACTGCGGACTCCCGGGCTGCGTGACGTCGCTGCGCCCGTACCCTGAAACCATGGGGGGTGCGTCGATGATCGGACTGATGGGGCGGGTGACGGGGACGGTCGGGCCCGGGCTGGTCGGCGAGGTGATCGTGCGCGTGCGCGGTGGCGCGGAGCACTTCCTCGCCCACCCGGTCGACGGCACCGGCCGGATCGAGCCGGGTACGGTGGTGACGGTAGTGGAGTACATGCCGCCGAGAACCGTCTATGTCACGGCCGCGTACGGTCGTTGAGCCCGCGCCGGCCGCCGGGAGCGCACCGGCCCCGGTGGAGCGTCGTCTGCGTCAGGTTGGCAACAAGCACCCGCCGGTCTCTTCTCGACGGGTCCCGGCAGGCGCACACTCCCTACGTCCGGTGCCGGTCGGGCACCACGTATAAGGGGGGCGAGTGCCGATGGTCGTCGGCGTCGTTGCGGGGGCGGTCGTCGCTGCCGTTCTCGTGCTGATCGGGCTGTTCAAGATGATGTGGCGAGTCGCCGAACCGAACGAGGCACTCGTCATCTCCGGGTCCACGCACCGGACCGAGGGCCTTGAGGAGGGCATGGGGTTCCGCATCGTCACCGGCCGCGGCACGCTGGTGCTGCCCGGTGTGCAGGCCGTTCGCAGACTCTCGCTGGACTTGAACGAGACCGAACTGCACGTGGACTGCGTGACGCATCAGGGCATTCCGCTCAAGGTGCGGGGCGTGGTCATCTTCAAGGTGGGCGACGACTTCGTGTCGATCGCGAACGCGGCCCGCCGATTCCTGGACCAGCAAAGGCTGATGTCGGAACGGGTACACAACGTGTTCGCGGGTCATCTGCGCTCCATCGTGGGCGGGTTGACCGTGGAAGACATGATCCGCGACCGGGAGAAACTGACCGGACAGACCCGGGCGGCCT contains:
- a CDS encoding amidase, whose amino-acid sequence is MTPDRAAGLLESRRALAAGEVTSRALVEQTLARIEATQSAVNAFRIVRAEAALAEADAADRELAAGARRPLLGVPVAVKDDMDVAGEPTAFGCRGEFPPAIEDGEAVRRLRAAGAVIVGKTNTCELGQWPFTEGPAFGQTRNPWHTGHTPGGSSGGSAAAVAAGLVPASLGSDGAGSVRIPAAWTHLIGIKPQRGRISTWPRGESFHGITVNGTLARSVADAALLLDAASGNHDRDPHRPPTLTVSDAVGRDPGRLRIALSLKPPFTAVPARLHREVRARVVEVAEELASLGHMVEEADPPYGQIGLAFVPRATAGIAERVREAPDPALLDPRTRSAARLGRLLGGVPLRAARRAEAVLHRRIGAFFESYDVVLAPTTAAPPPRIGALYQLGGVATDRAMIAACPYAWPWNVLGWPGVNVPAGFVAGNSLPSGGLPSSGLPVGAQLLGPAGSEPMLVSLAAQLEAELRWHELWPPTPTADSRAA